The Selenomonas sp. AB3002 genome contains a region encoding:
- a CDS encoding metalloregulator ArsR/SmtB family transcription factor gives MPDIEKNDSCDCCEIHCTHPEKIKAACLHKVDSETALALAEVFKVLGDQTRIKILSLLAAEEELCVCDIAETLEMGQSAISHQLRVLRTARLVKFRKEGKEALYSLDDHHVLTLMGQGLEHVQEK, from the coding sequence ATGCCCGATATAGAAAAAAATGACAGCTGCGATTGCTGCGAAATCCATTGCACCCACCCGGAAAAAATTAAAGCAGCCTGCCTGCACAAAGTGGACAGCGAGACCGCACTGGCGCTGGCCGAAGTCTTCAAAGTCCTGGGTGACCAGACCCGCATCAAAATACTGTCGCTGCTGGCCGCCGAGGAAGAACTCTGCGTCTGCGATATAGCCGAGACTCTGGAAATGGGCCAGTCTGCCATCTCACATCAGCTCCGCGTCCTGCGCACAGCCCGACTGGTGAAGTTCCGCAAGGAAGGTAAGGAAGCCCTCTACTCCCTGGATGATCATCATGTGCTGACCCTGATGGGCCAGGGATTGGAGCATGTACAGGAGAAATAA
- a CDS encoding PTS transporter subunit EIIC, giving the protein MKLRDLARKPLAPGEALPDQIPDTSALPPLRRFLLKLSSIFLPLVPALIACGLITSALNIARYNYPVLEANNLFQLFVIVGNTAFWGINIFVGFNSAKEFGGTPVIGGILGALISHPNLAAITLNGYPLTPGRGGVVAVLLVAALGALFEKKLKKIIPGALNLLLTPLLTYITAAAFAIFFLQPFAGLIAFTIADIAVGVIHQGSIISGFLLSGTFLPMVMLGIHHTLTPIHSELISRYGVTLLLPILAMAGAGQVGASLAVFVKTRNRHLKKTILSALPVGLLGIGEPLIYGVTLPLGRPFLAACLGGAFGGAWQSYYMVGAAASGISGLPLALAANKINIYIAGLLISYVAGFIAAWLIGFDDLPETSEDT; this is encoded by the coding sequence ATGAAACTACGCGACCTCGCACGCAAGCCTCTGGCCCCCGGCGAGGCCCTCCCGGACCAGATTCCCGATACGTCTGCGCTCCCACCTCTCAGAAGATTCCTGCTGAAGCTAAGCTCCATTTTCCTGCCTCTGGTCCCTGCCCTCATTGCCTGCGGACTTATCACCAGTGCTCTGAACATCGCCCGCTACAACTATCCCGTACTGGAAGCCAACAACCTTTTCCAGCTCTTTGTAATCGTAGGCAACACAGCCTTCTGGGGCATCAATATCTTTGTGGGCTTCAACTCTGCCAAAGAATTTGGCGGCACCCCTGTTATAGGCGGCATCCTGGGAGCACTTATCAGCCACCCGAACCTGGCTGCCATCACCCTGAACGGCTATCCCCTGACTCCGGGCAGGGGCGGGGTTGTGGCGGTGCTGCTGGTAGCAGCCCTTGGGGCCCTGTTTGAGAAAAAGCTGAAAAAAATCATACCGGGTGCGCTCAATCTGCTGCTTACCCCCCTGCTTACCTACATCACAGCAGCAGCCTTTGCCATCTTTTTCCTGCAGCCCTTTGCGGGACTCATTGCCTTTACCATTGCAGATATAGCAGTAGGAGTCATCCATCAGGGCAGCATCATCTCGGGCTTCCTGCTCTCAGGCACCTTCCTGCCCATGGTCATGCTGGGCATCCATCATACTCTGACTCCCATCCACTCGGAACTTATCTCCCGCTATGGGGTCACCCTGCTGCTGCCCATTCTGGCTATGGCAGGTGCAGGACAGGTAGGAGCCAGTCTGGCGGTCTTTGTGAAAACAAGAAACAGGCATCTGAAGAAAACCATTCTTTCAGCCCTGCCCGTGGGCCTGCTGGGCATAGGTGAGCCCCTGATCTACGGCGTTACCTTGCCTCTGGGGCGGCCTTTCCTGGCGGCCTGCCTGGGTGGTGCCTTTGGAGGTGCCTGGCAGTCATACTACATGGTAGGCGCTGCCGCCAGCGGCATTTCCGGCCTGCCGCTGGCCCTGGCCGCAAATAAGATCAATATCTATATCGCAGGACTTCTCATCTCTTACGTGGCAGGTTTCATCGCCGCCTGGCTTATAGGCTTTGACGACCTGCCGGAGACATCCGAGGACACATAG
- a CDS encoding NlpC/P60 family protein codes for MPLAAGIILTASQLTAAASPTLQQGSHGHEVMVLQQKLNSIGYKIKSLDGVYGAETERAVAEFQRDQKIRITGIVNNATWRALKKAKPRTWGVDMEKPKDKGEAISSKGPLAPNGQTILPQNKVKPLIATAKSYIGVPYQFGGTTPKAFDCSGYLQYIFGKQGINIPRTADEQYKLGLRTKTSKELVPGDLVFFETYEKGASHCGLYLGSGEFIHTSSSKGVRIDKLSDDYWSPRFLGGKHIVK; via the coding sequence ATGCCTCTGGCCGCGGGGATAATCCTCACCGCCAGCCAGCTGACGGCAGCGGCCTCTCCCACCCTCCAGCAAGGCAGCCACGGACACGAAGTCATGGTGCTTCAGCAAAAATTAAACAGCATAGGCTACAAGATCAAGAGCCTGGACGGCGTCTACGGAGCAGAGACCGAGCGGGCCGTGGCCGAGTTCCAGCGGGACCAGAAGATCCGCATCACCGGCATCGTCAACAATGCCACCTGGCGGGCTCTGAAAAAGGCCAAGCCCCGCACCTGGGGGGTAGACATGGAGAAGCCCAAGGACAAAGGCGAAGCCATCAGCTCCAAAGGCCCCCTGGCTCCCAACGGTCAGACCATCCTGCCCCAGAACAAGGTCAAACCTCTCATAGCCACAGCCAAATCCTATATCGGAGTGCCATACCAGTTCGGCGGCACCACTCCCAAAGCCTTTGACTGCTCCGGCTATCTCCAGTACATCTTCGGCAAGCAGGGCATTAACATCCCCCGCACTGCCGACGAGCAGTACAAGCTGGGGTTGCGCACCAAAACCTCCAAGGAACTCGTCCCCGGAGATCTGGTCTTCTTTGAAACCTACGAGAAAGGCGCCTCCCACTGCGGCCTGTACCTGGGCAGCGGCGAGTTCATCCATACCAGTTCCAGCAAAGGCGTGCGCATAGACAAACTCTCAGATGATTACTGGTCTCCAAGATTCCTGGGAGGGAAGCATATAGTTAAATAA
- a CDS encoding ShlB/FhaC/HecB family hemolysin secretion/activation protein, with protein MKKLLEKRMMQAVGACLMAGSLQGTALAAPSLSQPGQDIEAHAPLPEAEVHDNAPTGEGMQEEVHFKVENFRLEAPELHIAKEPLVKILQEGMKDDQTLTGLNETIRKITGYCRQHGYPAAAAYLPPQTSTDGVVVLKVIPGRYGEVKIDNQSKLKERVIQGFLNGLTKEKGKIIRTEDLETTLFSLSDASGNKAVGVLSPGAEFGTSDLTVRIEKGKSTNTILYVENYGSKNTGRYRYGLQHSIYDVGGTGARINVGTLISNDHLHNYYANYEALIGHGGTTLGLGYSRMDYQVGGALGSIGAEGTADTISLFGHRPIYHLHDKQLNVNYGLDFRKLKDEIKAFGFNTKKHSTNVHVGVDGFLRVEGLYFGYGLTARTGWLGADSDYGEQQIELAGTKGNYSKLEANATAVKRLGNMADLMVKASGQVASKNLDGSEEIYLGGANAIRAYPQGTGSGDEGILATAELRFYTPVKGLVFSTYYDTGFVKYNHGGELYMTRDGAVGSSIHLQGWGVGLSYTAPGDWFARLDYARRIGGSKMLTEDEKAKGRLWFMAGKIW; from the coding sequence ATGAAAAAGCTTTTAGAGAAAAGAATGATGCAGGCGGTGGGGGCCTGCCTGATGGCGGGGTCCTTGCAGGGCACGGCCCTGGCGGCTCCCTCACTTTCACAGCCCGGTCAGGACATCGAGGCTCATGCGCCGCTGCCGGAGGCCGAGGTGCATGATAATGCCCCTACCGGGGAAGGGATGCAGGAGGAAGTGCATTTCAAGGTGGAGAACTTCCGCCTGGAGGCACCTGAACTGCATATCGCGAAGGAACCGCTGGTGAAGATTCTCCAGGAGGGCATGAAGGATGACCAGACCCTCACGGGGCTCAATGAGACCATCAGGAAGATCACGGGCTACTGCCGTCAGCATGGCTATCCTGCGGCGGCGGCTTACCTGCCGCCCCAGACCAGCACCGACGGCGTGGTGGTGCTGAAAGTCATCCCCGGCCGCTATGGGGAAGTGAAGATCGACAACCAGAGCAAGCTGAAGGAAAGGGTCATTCAGGGCTTCCTCAATGGCCTGACTAAAGAAAAAGGCAAGATTATCCGCACGGAGGATTTGGAAACCACCTTGTTCTCCCTGTCTGATGCCAGCGGCAACAAGGCCGTGGGCGTGCTGTCCCCGGGAGCGGAGTTCGGCACCAGTGACCTGACAGTGCGGATTGAGAAGGGCAAGAGCACCAATACCATTCTCTATGTGGAGAACTACGGCAGCAAGAATACAGGCCGCTATCGCTATGGTCTGCAGCACAGCATATATGATGTGGGAGGCACCGGGGCGCGCATCAATGTGGGTACCCTTATTTCCAATGACCACCTGCACAACTACTATGCCAACTATGAAGCTTTGATAGGCCACGGCGGCACCACCCTGGGCCTGGGCTACAGCCGCATGGACTATCAGGTGGGCGGGGCTCTGGGCAGCATCGGGGCCGAAGGTACGGCAGATACCATCAGCCTCTTCGGGCATCGTCCCATATACCATCTGCACGACAAGCAGCTCAATGTGAACTACGGTCTTGATTTCCGCAAGCTGAAAGATGAGATCAAGGCCTTTGGCTTCAATACCAAGAAGCACTCCACCAACGTGCATGTGGGTGTGGACGGGTTCCTCCGGGTGGAAGGCCTGTACTTCGGCTACGGTCTCACTGCCCGCACGGGCTGGCTGGGGGCTGACTCCGACTATGGGGAGCAACAGATTGAACTGGCCGGCACCAAGGGCAACTACAGCAAGCTGGAGGCTAATGCTACTGCTGTGAAGCGGCTGGGCAATATGGCAGATCTAATGGTGAAGGCTTCCGGGCAGGTGGCCAGCAAGAATCTGGACGGCTCCGAGGAGATTTACCTGGGAGGTGCCAATGCCATCCGGGCTTATCCACAGGGTACGGGCTCCGGTGACGAAGGTATCCTCGCCACGGCTGAACTGCGTTTCTATACCCCGGTGAAGGGGCTTGTTTTCAGCACTTATTATGATACGGGCTTTGTGAAGTACAACCATGGCGGGGAGTTATATATGACCCGCGACGGGGCTGTGGGCAGTTCCATCCACCTGCAGGGCTGGGGCGTAGGTCTTAGCTACACTGCTCCCGGGGACTGGTTTGCCCGTCTGGACTATGCCCGCCGCATCGGTGGAAGCAAGATGCTGACTGAGGATGAAAAGGCCAAGGGACGCCTGTGGTTTATGGCAGGCAAGATTTGGTAA
- a CDS encoding MupG family TIM beta-alpha barrel fold protein produces the protein MENGISIYPGLDNTLEENLDLIQRAQTLGLKRLFTSLHIPETDMETLKRDLGTILHAAHDAGMEIISDISPETMKLLGIKEFKISAFRMLGITTLRLDYGFGLEQIAHMSRHPHGVRLQLNASTITGHILSALVELKTDFSVIDALHNFYPRVGTGLSEEALVRKNVMLHKLGIKVGAFVPSQKGRKRSPLKDGLPTLEDHRPEPSDLSARHLVALGTDYVLLSDSLPTDEEMGALGSLSGDRVTLSAKLLSQDEDLRRFLNQTFTARLDEARDAIRAQESRTRMKEMGITIAPENAASRPVGAVTLDNVDYGRYMGELQIIKTPQDADPRANVVAIIDEEELGLLQYITPGRKFSFRFHD, from the coding sequence ATGGAAAACGGAATTTCAATCTATCCCGGACTGGACAACACCTTGGAAGAAAATCTGGATTTGATTCAAAGAGCTCAGACTCTGGGACTGAAACGGCTCTTTACCTCCCTGCATATACCAGAAACGGACATGGAAACCCTGAAGAGGGATTTGGGCACTATCCTCCATGCCGCCCATGATGCAGGCATGGAAATAATCTCGGATATCAGCCCCGAGACCATGAAGCTTCTGGGCATCAAGGAATTCAAGATCTCTGCCTTCCGCATGCTTGGCATAACCACCCTGCGGCTGGACTATGGCTTCGGTCTGGAGCAGATTGCTCACATGTCCCGGCATCCCCATGGGGTGCGGCTCCAGCTTAACGCCTCCACCATCACGGGACATATCCTCTCCGCGCTGGTGGAACTGAAGACGGATTTTTCCGTCATAGATGCCTTGCACAATTTCTACCCCAGGGTGGGCACAGGGCTGTCAGAAGAAGCACTGGTGCGAAAAAATGTCATGCTCCACAAGCTGGGCATCAAAGTAGGGGCCTTCGTCCCCAGTCAGAAGGGCAGGAAGCGAAGCCCCCTGAAAGACGGTCTCCCCACCCTGGAGGACCACCGGCCTGAGCCCAGCGACCTCTCCGCCCGCCATCTGGTAGCCCTTGGTACGGACTATGTGCTGCTGTCCGATTCCCTGCCCACAGACGAAGAAATGGGCGCTCTGGGCAGCCTTTCCGGTGACAGGGTTACCCTCTCTGCCAAACTTCTGAGCCAGGATGAAGACCTTCGCCGCTTCCTGAACCAGACCTTCACCGCCAGGCTGGATGAAGCCAGAGACGCCATCCGCGCCCAGGAAAGCCGCACCCGCATGAAGGAAATGGGCATCACCATAGCCCCTGAGAACGCAGCCTCCCGCCCAGTGGGAGCCGTGACTTTAGACAACGTGGACTACGGCAGGTATATGGGGGAACTGCAGATTATCAAAACACCTCAGGATGCCGACCCCCGCGCCAATGTGGTGGCCATAATAGATGAAGAAGAACTGGGCCTCCTGCAGTACATAACTCCCGGCAGAAAATTTTCTTTTAGATTTCATGACTGA